The DNA segment CGAACGCATTACGAGTGTTTGCATAACGAATGGAATGATCAAGAGCTGCGCGAGCTACACCAACTGCTCCAATTGCTACTGCCGGGCGAGTTTGGTCAAATGCACCCATTGCAATTTTGAAACCTTCCCCTTCTTTACCGATCATATTTTCTTTTGGAACTTTAACATCCTCGAAAGTAACACCTCGAGTGTCGGAACAACGTTGTCCCATATTCTTTTCTTTTTTACCGATGATGATTCCAGGAGTTTTTGCATCTACAATGAAGCCTGTCATTCCTTTGTGCCCAGCGTTTGGATCTGTTTTCGCAAGGACAAAAAACCAATCTGCATGTCCTGCATTGGTGATCCACATTTTAGATCCGTTGATGATGTACTCATCTCCGACTCGTTTTGCAGTGGTACGAATTCCGGCAACGTCAGATCCTGCACCTGGCTCTGTTACAGCATACGCTGCGAGTGTAAAATTTTGAGTCATTGGTTGGATGAATTTTTTCATCACATAGTCATCTGCACCTAACAATACGGGAGCGAGTGCTAAGTTGTTTGCTAGGATCGCAGTTGCCATCCCAGAACATCCATAAAATAATTCTTCTGAGGCGATCAGTTCATCCAACACACCAAGTCCTGCTCCACCATATTCTGCAGGGATGTGCATGTTCATAAGACCCACATCAAATGCTTTCTTCAAAATCTCTTTTGGATACTCACCTGTGTGGTCATGGTGTTCCGCTTTAGGAATCATTTCATTTTTTGCGAAATCTCTGGCTAATTCGCGGAGGGCTTTTTGTTCATCGGTGATTGAAAAGTCGATCATGGGTTGCCTTATAGATGTTTTTTTACAGTACTTTGGAATTTTCTCTATGAGTCAAGAAACTAGGGCGACTTAAATCTGTTGAAAAATCTTTTGAATCCAAAATTCTAGCCATGGGAGACAACAATGTCAGGACACTCGAAATGGGCGACGATTCGGAGAAAAAAGGGAGCCATTGATGCCAAAAGAGGCGCCATCTTTACAAGGATAGCCAAAGAAATTTCTGTGGCAGCCAAAGAAGGTGGTGGTGACCAAGAAGGAAACCCAAGATTACGTTTAGCCGTCACTAAGGCAAAAGCTGCCAACATGCCTAAAGACAATATCGAACGTGCCAT comes from the Leptospira ellinghausenii genome and includes:
- a CDS encoding acyl-CoA dehydrogenase family protein, which produces MIDFSITDEQKALRELARDFAKNEMIPKAEHHDHTGEYPKEILKKAFDVGLMNMHIPAEYGGAGLGVLDELIASEELFYGCSGMATAILANNLALAPVLLGADDYVMKKFIQPMTQNFTLAAYAVTEPGAGSDVAGIRTTAKRVGDEYIINGSKMWITNAGHADWFFVLAKTDPNAGHKGMTGFIVDAKTPGIIIGKKEKNMGQRCSDTRGVTFEDVKVPKENMIGKEGEGFKIAMGAFDQTRPAVAIGAVGVARAALDHSIRYANTRNAFGKPISVNQGVSFMIAEMARDIEAGRLLCWQSAWLIDNGFRNTYQASIAKVFCADMAMRVTTDAVQIFGGYGFNEEYPVEKLMRDAKIFQIYEGTSQIQRVIISKFLNDGVGIETPNA